The following DNA comes from Anopheles arabiensis isolate DONGOLA chromosome 3, AaraD3, whole genome shotgun sequence.
ATGTGCTTCGAACTTAGGCCGTGCACAAAGCCACACACGGACAGGGAAAAAACTCCAAAGAAAACACTTGATCTCATAAATAAATCCATTAACGACGGCAGGCACAAGCGTTTGGCGGCAAAAATTTGATTTCATCTCATAAACAATCTCAACAAGACTGTGAGTGAGAAGGGGCATATGGTGTCCGATCGTGGCTGAACAGCGCCCAGAATCGTTTCCATTGATAATTCGAAACGTTTCCCATTCTAATCACGCCAAGCTCTTGTGTGACTTATGGTAGCTGGTTCGACGTAAATGTCTGTCTGTTTAGTTTTCTAATGggattgcttttctttttctcctcgGGATAAAACATGACCCCCTGCACAAGCTGAAAGACACTTGATCCTAGAGacacatatgcacacacaAGTGCTGACAGAGAATACAAGACCCGGATCGTATTTCTTCTGCATTGCATGGCCCGCTTGGAAGGGAACGTTTCCAATGAACGTTAGCAATGGTCGCTTAGGTTGGTCCATCACTTTAAAGCTAATTGatatttgaataataaaaaccttTAAACAAAGATCACTTCCTGTGGTGATCCTCCTTCGCTGTGTCTTTAGATGAGACTTCACACGCTAATACTAGATAAGGCTCTGATCACACTCTGATGCACACTCTGCCACTGTAGCACAACACCTCCAATCGAACAAGACACGTCTGGACCCCGAGCCCAAGAGGCGAGCGATCCGATCGTAACGGAAAACGGCAACTGAATGAACGAAGGATGTTGCCGGTTAGTGCGCGAGACTTACGCGTACGCATCGCGCAGTTCTTTGTGCCCACGATCATCTCCCACGAGACGAGTTTACTCTGTCTTTCTCCCGCTCTTACACTTACATTTTCTCTGGCCACTGTTTGAGACTGTAGTGTTATATGCTCGGCGGAAATAGAGGGTGGCCATATGTTAGTATggacagagacagagaaaaagagagagagagagagaaagagcgagtgGGTATGCGTGTGTCCTCTTGTGTCCATTTGCTGTTTGATCTTTGGCTGACATGTGTGAGTCGGTATGAAACATGGGAGGAAGACGGGcgaaggatggaaaggatgcATCGATCTTCTCGTCATTCAGAGATCATTGCAACTGCATGTCCAGGGGCCGGAAACAATAGCAagtttttaaatgtaaatgcAAATTTTCCACTCACCAGCCATTCAACAGATGATTGTTGGATTTGTTCTGGTGCTGTTCGTTAATGCAAGTTTAATGCATTGCACTGCACTGTAACATGAGTTGCTTGTTGCTAGAACGTGACGGTATCAGCTTCTCACGATCGCGGCCACTACTTGCAGGCTATTAATGAGCCCGTTCCAGCGCAGAAGGGCATGATTCGACGTCGTCGGGGGCAGATTTTACACCGCCGTTTGTGGTCCGACCCGACCCGCATAGACGAACGCAACGAGCTTTGTTTACTTGAAAACCCTCCCTCGACGATGGATTTTACGGCTTTTATATCCCTACACTGCACATCGTGGGATGTGCATCTGTGTCCAAAGGAAAACACATGTGCACCTCTTGCTGGAATTAGTGAGAGACGAGGTGAAGAAAGATCGGGATTGAAACGTCTCGGAGTGGAAGATGTTAGCGGGTGTGATCCTTCCTTCTGTGTGTTGATGAAGAAGTAGCCAACACCACATTTGCTGTAATCGATTCTGGAGAATTGATCGTATCAGGGAGTGTGCTGGGGTGTAggggatgatgatgtttaTGTAGCCTTGTGTAGATGTGATGACCCTTTTCGGTGGTTTTATGCTTTTGCGATGGGCAATTGAAGATGCATCGTTAGAGGCAATTAgatgaaacaattttaaagACGTTCATTGGCTGACGAACATAAGGTAAATGTACtggtttagtttagtttagttggTGCGCCCTTAAAGAATTACTAGATCGACTCAGTGTTCATTAGTTGTGCTGTAGATTTAACGGCAATACCACGTGGTCGTCCCACTGTACTTTTTTCTACTCATCATAATGCAGGAAACTTACCAATCTACGTAGTAttggttttctttctttttcctcaTGTGTCTGATATTCATgtttaacaaacaaataaacaaatttaaactgcacatttttgaaatcaaatggatttttttccattccaattggTACGAAACGGTGCAACTTCTCGATGAGATAGTATAGTTTCTCCGTCGCGCCAGCCAGCGTGGCCAGAAATACcaatttatctgtattcctaccgatatgcctaccgattcacagatgagccAGAAAACCATTTTCCCAAATGATGTAATGCAGTAAACTGCATCTCAATCCTTCGTTGGCTTAAAATCCCTAGTAAAATTTTTAGATCAACAGTTCAGAAAGGCCTCATTGGTGTGACCGctatgaaccaaatctaatccatctcctggAAATAAATGTATGTAATTTATCGTGCCGATTAGCACCTCCCCCACCTCTCACTCGCCCGCTcaataattcaaaatataccgaaaactaccgacaAAATCTGAAACTCCTGCCGAAAACGaccgataaaatttgaattctcctaccgaaaaccgccaaaaaatctggccacactggccgCGACTTCACAACACCCCGTTGACAGCCCGTTTGTTTACGTTCTTTTCGTTGGTCTCGTGCTCGCCCCGATGGTTGCGCTCGGCGGCGAATTTCCGTGACTTTGGCTGGTAAAAATGTTCCGAATGCTTAATTTGCGCAGTCTAGCACAAAGCAAGAACCGGCTGCTCGCTCACAAAAGTGGAATCGTGCGTGTGGACGCCACCAGCAGCGTAGTGTACTGCCCGTTCCGAAAAGTGTCCCATTTATGTAATCGAGAGCGAGTGCACAGTCTACTCATAGCACGAGGTACGTACCGTGCCCGCAAGGGAAGAGAAAGTGAAGAAATGTGTCGGTGGGGGCCAGTTTTTGGTTTCGGTTTCCAGAAGAATCTACCTTCCCAAGGTGCAAAGGAATATTACATCATCGCCAGAAAAACATGTGCTTGCGCGATAttgcgtttttattttacgCCGCGCGAAAGCGTGCAATTTGACAGATGCACACTTCCCATttccccccaccccacccagACTCGGCGCCTTTCAACCGTTGGAATTCGTGATGGTAAACAAAGTGACCTCAAACCGGCATTTTTTTGGTCTTATCTTGCTTTCAGACAGCACAGCCGTGAACACAAAACGCGTCCACTCGACCACACCGTCGGCAGAGATTGTATCGACGCTCGGTGGCAAGAAGGCGAAGCGTAGGCGCTCCAATGACAACAAATTTACCGAACTTCTTGCAGGTAAGCATCGTGTACACCAACCAGACTCTGTATTCTAAACAAAACATCTTTCCCCGTTTTTAGTAAAAGATGGTGAAACCAAAGAGACGAAAGCAACGGTCCAGAAGCTCAAGTCGAAAAAGCTGGCCAACTTTATACACGGCCAGATAGCGATTGAAGCCtgctccagcagcacaccgttGTCCGCTTACTCTACAAACAGCGACGAACTACCTCAAACGAGTAAGGCAAGCGCCACACCTAGCCTTCCCGCAGATATGTCCCATTGGAACTTTGAGGAAACGCCCGTCATTTACATTGGCGGCGAGATGAAGGAGACGGACATATCCCCAGACGTGCTCTCGGAGATCATCGAAAGTGTTCAGGTGCTGAAGGAAATACACCAAAAACGGACTCTTCGTGTGAGTGGAGTGCTAGCGCCACACGACGAACTAGATCCGATACTCGAGGAAGAAGCCGGGCTGCTGGAATCAGAAGCGGGACTCGCCGAGGAAGCTGAGCTAGCCTTTGAGGATCCGGCAGATTTGGCTGGCACTGTGAATGCACCCGGCAGCTCGAGGAAGACAAAGCGTGGAGataaacagcagcagcagaaccttGATGGtttggaaaaagggaaaaagtttTGCTCAAAGTACTACAAAACCTCCGAGATAGAGAGTCTCGCTCGGCAGCGCAGCTTCCAGATGACACTGAACGCTTACCTGGACATCTGCATCACGACCGGCATGGTAAATCGGGCGTACGCAACCACGCTCAACTATCGCCACAAGCGCAAACGCCGGGAGTTTGACGTTGGCACGTACAATCAGCTGATTCATGCGTATGCCGGTAAAGGAAACTTTACGCGTGTGAAGGAAATTGTGCGCGTGATGGGAGAGGACACGATCGTAGCGAATGCACAAACGTACGCAGGTATACTGGAATGTCTGGGACGATTGGAACCGACGGAGGAGGTACTGCGGCAGGCGAAACTGTTCGTTGATGAGGCGCACCGAGCCGGATACTCCATGAACGCAATACTCGATCAGAGCAAATTTGCGTACGATCAGCGTGACGTGGTGTTGACGCTCTGTCGTCGATTGGAACCGGACTATTGCCCCGAGTATCGGGCACCGATTCTGACCTACAACAATCACCTGCTGAATGCACTGAACGCAAACGTGTTGCCAATTGGAAGACAACCCCCGGTGGACGAGGTTTGCGCTGGATCGGAAATTATGACATCGAAAGCCGGCTTCCGAAGGGAGGAGCTGCAACAGATGGCTCAGCAGCAGGTGGATCTGGAATTGAGCGGATACTTGACGGTAAAAAGCATTGAAAAGTTTCCTCCACCAACGGAGCAAGTTATGCAGTATGTAAGTATTAGGAAGCATAAGATTTTTCCACGTATTTGTATACATTTTCCACCGTTTCTTCCACCGACAGCGCAAAGAACTGGAGGAATTGAAAAAGGTTTGGTCAAAGCAGATCGCAATGGCTTTCCACCGGGACTTTAACACCCTGAAAGCGATCACGGAAACCAAATCGTCCCGTACGATCAATCTATTTCCCTACCTGAAAGCCCTCTCGGTGTCACAGTACACGGAGATCCTACTCGACGAGGTGCAGATGCTACTGGAAGGCTCGGACACATTCAGCTTTGTAATGTCACACCTGCACCGGGAGCTGGGCCGCAAAGTGGAGTCGCGCTACCACGTCGAGCAGAAGCGAATGAACGGAGTGCTGGGAAAGACGTGTGAAATTTACGACCGGTACACGGCTGCCCTGGCCGAGGGACGATCGAGCGACAATCCGAGGCAGCTGTGGCAGCGGTTGGTGCACGAAACACGCAGCTCCGGCCCTAGCATGGACCTACAGAGCGTGGCGTGGCCCAAGGCGGCCGTGATGGGCGTCGGAAAGTTCCTGTACAACATCCTCAAGTGTGATTTAAAGATCAACGTGAACGCGACGAACAAAGCGAATCGCAAGGTGAAGCTTGTGCCGGCGTTTTATACGCTCTTCCGGTACGAGGCAAAGATGGCGAAGGAACAGATTAAACCGCACCCGGTGCTGATGAAGCTGTACAGGAAATCGCAGCCGGATACACTGAAGTTCGACGTAAATCTTGTCCCGATGCTGTGTCCGCCGCAGCCTTGGAGCACCCCCCGGAACGGTGGCTACATCCTGGCCGAGTCGGATCTCATTCGATTGCCCCATCAGGCGCACCAGCAGACGGAGCGTATCGATGACGCAGAGCCGCAGGATATGTATCCAACGCTCGATGCGCTGAACCAGCTGGCCAGCATACCGTGGGTCGTCAACGGGCAGATACTGGACGTGATCGTGGAGGTGTTTAACAACGGAGGCAACGCAAAGCTGGACGTACCGGAACCACCGTCCTCGTTGCCACCGGTCACCGAGACAGTCCCGCGGAGTGAGATGAGTGGGTACGAAAAGTATCATCTGCTACGAAAGCGTCTCTACCATCGGCGAAAGCAGGGCGACATGTATAGCTTGTGGTGCGATGCGCTGTACCGTCTCTCGCTGGCGAGTCACTATCGGGATAAGGTGTTCTGGTTGCCGCAAAACATAGACTTCCGGGGTCGAGTGTATCCGATTCCGCCCCATCTAAACCATCTCGGGCACGATCTCGCCCGCTGTCTGTTGGTGTTTCATCAGAAGAAACCGCTTGGGCCGGATGGTTTCCGATGGCTGAAGCTTCACTGCATTAATCTGACGGGGCTGAAGAAGCGTGACTCGGTGGAGGAGAGGCTACGGTACGCGGATGAGATAATGGACGACATACTGGACTCGGCCGATCGACCGCTGACGGGGCGAATGTGGTGGAGCAACTCGGACGAACCGTGGCAAACGCTCTCCTGCTGCATGGAAATAGCGAAGGTGCATCGATGTGCCGATCCGGAAAGTATGTATTGGAGGAAGGAGTGGTGCAGCTCCAGGCAAGCAAGTAATTTCCCATTTTCTTGTGCTTCTTGTAGAGTTTGAAAGTGGCTTCCCGATCCATCAGGATGGTTCCTGCAACGGATTGCAGCACTATGCCGCGCTGGGTCGCGACACGCCCGGAGCGATCAGTGTCAACCTGGCGCCGGCCGAGGTGCCCCAGGATGTGTACAGCGCAGTGGCGGCACTGGTCGAGGAAAATCGTGCCCGCGATGCGCAGAACAACGTGAAGGTGGCGGCCGTGCTGGACGGTTTCATCCGGCGCAAGGTGATCAAACAAACTGTGATGACGACGGTGTACGGCGTGACACGGTACGGCGCGCGGAAGCAGATCGCCCGCCAGCTCGAGTACATCGACGAGTTCCCGAAGGAGTGGATCTGGCCCGCCTCGAGCTATCTGACGGTGAAAACGTTCGATGCGCTGAGCGAGATGTTCACCTCGGCCAAGGAAATACAGGACTGGTTCACCGACTGTGCCCGGTTGATATCGGCCGTCTGTGCGCAGAACGTGGAGTGGGTGACGCCCCTCGGGCTGCCCGTCGTGCAGCCGTACAATCGGGCGGATCGACCGGTGGCCTCCAGCAAGTCCGCCCAGCTGCCGGAACACTTTGCGATGGATTCGTACGAGAAGCCCAACATCATGAAGCAGAAGAACGCGTTCCCGCCCAACTTTGTGCATTCGCTCGATTCGAGCCACATGATGCTGACGTCGCTGTACTGCGAGCGGGCCGGGCTGACGTTCATCTCCGTGCACGATTGCTACTGGACGCATGCCTGTACTGTTCCCACGATGAACCGGGTAAGGAGAATGGGGGTCTTGCTGGGCGATGTATGTATTCAGAAGTAATCAATTTCGTATTCCGATTGTGCACAGATTTGTCGCGAGCAGTTTGTAGCGCTGCACTCCGAACCGATTCTGGAGGATTTGTCCAAGTTTTTGGTACAGAAGTACAGCTACGATGAGAAGTAAGTGTTCGACAGGGCTTTAATGATCGTTGGGTTTAGGTCGATATTAATGGTCCACGTTTGTTTCTTAGTGAAATCAGCAACGATGGTTCGGTAATTGATCTCACCAAGCGCAAGCTGAACcgcatcctgcagcagtgTCCCGATAAGGGCGACTTCGACCTACGCAAAGTGCTTGATTCGGTGTACTTCTTCAGCTAGAAAGCAATCACACGCGCCAAACTTAAAGGATTGGTCTAGTCAAGCCGGATCCCAAAAAGAATCCCAGCTCTCGTGCGGATGCGCGGTTCCGACACCGTGTGGTTCCCAGGATGCCCAGTATTCCTATGCCTAATGTCCGTTCGCTTCCCGCGCATACTTATACTAGCCATTGATGGACCGGAAAGGTACACATACGCACGGCCTCCTCTCCTGCCCCAGTGAGTTTGCCAGTTCAGCGAAGtaagtttattttaaaacttgAATCAACCGTTGGACGCGCGAGGACAGTTTTTCAGCCGTTGACTATTGTCAACGCATGTGCTCGATAGGTTTAGTTGTTTGATTGGTGATTTTTGTTCGTCTGCCCGTTAGATAGTGACGCAGCAAACCGTTAAAGCCATAAAGAAGTGTCTTTTTTTAGGTAAAAAGCCTACCCTACTTCTatgaaacaattttgaaaGAAACGCGAGGCAAAGAAGTCGTCCTAAGCATCGATACATTTTCAGTTTATTGTTGTACatcaattaaaacagtttaaaGACGGAAGTGACTGGAACGGAAACAATAGAGCAACACTGTCCTCGGTGTAGCCGGTCGCACACGAGGACACACGATTAAAGCTAAAACACCTATAGACACCTAAAACACGTGCAAAGTACATCACAAATAGTATTTGAACTAACACCACGCCgggcaaaaacaaacctcatCAGGCTAATCGAGCGTTTCGATGCTTTGCCGCAGCTGGGCGAGCGACTGTTGCGCCACGTTCGCCAGTATGCCTTCCGGTGTGGCCGGATCCTCCCAGTCGAGGATCGCGCCGCACTCCTCCAGTATTTGGGCCGCCTCGTTGAGCTGCTGCTTGAGCGACTTGCCGTCCCGCTGGTCCTCGCCCCGCGCGAACGCCGACTGGGCGAGCATAATCAGCGGTGCGTGCAGCTCGTACAGTATCATTGCCCGGGCGCGCGATTTGCCCGGCTCGAACACGTCCAGCACCCGCAGGATGCTGCGGCACAGCTCCACCTTCCGCTCGAGCAGTACGTCCGGCAGCTCGGCCATCTCGTACCCGGGAATGCGCCCGTACAGCTCGATCAAGCTGTGCCGGATGGAGGTGTTGATGAAGTGCAGCGGGTGCAGCACGCTGCGGTACTTTTTGTACACGGTTTCGTACGCCTCGAGCCGGCCCGCCTCGTACTCGAAGCAGGCAAGCTCGTCGATTTCGTTGTGTATCGTCATGACGGCCTTCTGGACGGCGGCGCCGGACGTTTTGAACCCACACTGGCCACACTTCCATTCGGCATTCTCATCTAAAGAGCAGAAATACGTTACACACGAAGAACGGTTAGTGATACAGACTAGAGGACCTGGGGCGTGCCTGCTTCTTACCTAGTGGATCGGTGGAAGTGATCAATCCCCCGCTGCATTTGCTGCAAAGCAGTGTGCTAAAGTGCGTGCCCAGCTCGGTCGGATCGAGACACCGGGTACAGCGGCATGTGAAGAACTTGCTCGCCTTTAAGATCGATTGCCGCGCGACCGTACCGGTCAGTGTGTACGTGTAGGTCGTGTAGAGCTTGTCACCTTCCTTCACGTCCACTGCAACACGTGCAACCATCCTGCAACGAAACGGAGAGGAACAGATTCTCACTCAACCAGCTCCGAAGAACGAAGTTCGGGTGGAATTCCAAACAAACATTCCACAAGCTCCGTTGCACCTTACGATGATCAAGCCGCATCAAGCCGCGTGTGATCGTGTGACTCCGAGCATgtttctctcgctcgctcccgAAAACGGTgtaaaatctatttttattgTAACCCTAAACCGCACCGGGTGCACCACAAAGCCGGCCGTTACTGTGCGCTCGCTCGAAGAAGGGAAGATGCTGCTCCCCGCAGGTCAGGGATCGAATGCTTCTTCGTGTTGAAACAATGTGTGTAAGGGGCGACCTGAATACGGACGGCTACGGCTACTACATTGTTGACGCTGATCGATGCACACTCACCTGAACCCATTGCTCGGATGAATCGAATGCACCACATTCGGCACACAGTTGTGCGCCATGATCGCCAGCTGCGGATACAGACCGCGGCAGCTGTACCCGCTCCCGGTACGGCCCTCGAACGCGTTCACGTCCAACAGTCCGATCGCTCGCTGCACCAACTCGGCCGAAAAGCGCTTGCCCAGCCCGCACGGACCGCGCAGAAACGCCACAATATTGTTCTCGTCCACCTTCCAGTTGGCGCCTTCGCGCCGTTCCGCGTCGTGATACTCCATCGGTTCGATCTCGCGCTTCCACCGTGCCTCGTCCGCCTCCTTCGCCAGCAGCACCCTGAGCGGCGTTATGCAATCGAGCTGTACACAGCCGGCGGTCGAGTCTTCCACCGGCCGGAATCGAACACCGTTCGCGGCAAACACCTCACACTCGCCCCGATGGTACACGAGCTCAGCGCCGCCGGCACTACAATCCTCGCACAGGGGCCAACCACACCGCGAGCAGCGGGGACCACCCTCACCACCGTCCACCGGGCAGCAACATTCCAGACAGAGCGGCGGACTGTCCAGCTTAGGCCCGACGGCGAACGGCGTCTCCTCGAACAGCAGCTCGCCCGCCTTCAGGTCGCGCGCGGCCACCCCGTACCGACCGAGCTCCGGACATTCCAGCACCTTGTAAGTACTGTCACCCATTTATTCTGtttctgttccttttttctgtaacacaaacacaagcaacacacacgcacaaacacttgcTAAGACCGCGTGGTTTTTCACCGACGGTAGTTTCCCGCTTGCTAACGAACGAATTAATGGCGCACTTCGGGCCCGGCGTGGTTGCATTTATAGATTTCGGGAGCTCGCTCGTCGCTAGCGGCCACTGCGGCACCCGAACGATCGGTCGGACCGGTACACACGGTGGGTGATGATAGTGGTAAACATTTGGGGGATTTCTTAGGACCGAGGGAGATCTTCCGAACAATTTGAGAAAGAAGTTTAAGTAAAGTGCGGAATGTAATGAGCGAGTTCTAAAGTAAATGATTAGGTTTAAAACATGAAAGAGAACGTTGTCGATCATTCAAAGTTAATTAGAGATTAGGGGAAAAATCatgattttatcatttttactTTGCTCCAATATCCATTTTATTGACCCTTTGGTTCAGCGATTCTTCCCATCGTGCAAACCAGCCGGGCAGGGAGCCGAGACACAACATGCTTTTCCGCCCGAACTGTCCATGTTCGGCACGGCGTTCGggcattttgtgtttgttgtttcgcgGTGCTATTTTCACTGCTTTCCCTTCACCCTTCACCCATTCGGCACCGTGGCACTGTGTCTAAGTGGCCGTTCGGTGGGTATTTTTAACCTGATCCAAAAACGATGCCGAGCCTCCACAACCAACCACCCGCGACCGGCCCGGCATCGAAGGGTGCATCGTTCGATTTGTCATTATTTGCAGTTTACCCCCACCGCTGCCGAGGGGCTTTTTCCTTTGTAAACGCAAACGAAAGATTCTAGAGTAACCGAGAAATGGCAGAATCCGTTCTAGAAAGTGGCCGTAAGCACACAAGTACATAGTTTACGAGTGTCCTTCACGACTACGCGGGTAATACTGCTTGTTTGGGGTTGTTTTCTGTTGATGTTTGTGATGTCGCACAGAGGCTTTTTCCTGTGCaacataacaaacaaacaacatgtcGATCAGTCGAGAACATCGAACGGGAACATCATGTCGTGTTTCTTGGTCTGTGCTCTGTGCGTTCACGTGGAAAGTGGCCAAACAAGTGTTGGATGATGGTAATCTAATTTGACGATCCGAGGGCCAGAGCATTCCACCATGCTTCCCCAACGATCCACCTGGGAGATGTGAGTCACTGGGAAGCAAGAATTTTCTTCCCGTCTGCGGTGCGTGCGTAACGCGAGTCGTGCGCGCATGCGAACGCGTGCCGTTTCCGCGTACCGGGAAAGCAGACGGTAAATACATTCCCGAATACAAGGATGTTTGTGGAAAACTCAGATTTTTAGATTTTTGCAActtaattatcattttttgtattatttttatggaAGGGTAATTTGAGGGCTACTCTATCATTTTAAATTAGTTAGTTCTACATTTGCATTGCATTTTCCTTACCAATTTTCCAATCAACCCAATCGCTCCTTCGTTGAATGCAATCTAATGTACAACACGATGGCAATGCGAAACGTTGCGTGCAATACTTGTACGCAAGTCAAATTTCCACGTTGAAGCAAGTTTCTCATTGTTTTCCAATCCAGTAACCGTATGGTAA
Coding sequences within:
- the LOC120904544 gene encoding DNA-directed RNA polymerase, mitochondrial; the protein is MFRMLNLRSLAQSKNRLLAHKSGIVRVDATSSVVYCPFRKVSHLCNRERVHSLLIARDSTAVNTKRVHSTTPSAEIVSTLGGKKAKRRRSNDNKFTELLAVKDGETKETKATVQKLKSKKLANFIHGQIAIEACSSSTPLSAYSTNSDELPQTSKASATPSLPADMSHWNFEETPVIYIGGEMKETDISPDVLSEIIESVQVLKEIHQKRTLRVSGVLAPHDELDPILEEEAGLLESEAGLAEEAELAFEDPADLAGTVNAPGSSRKTKRGDKQQQQNLDGLEKGKKFCSKYYKTSEIESLARQRSFQMTLNAYLDICITTGMVNRAYATTLNYRHKRKRREFDVGTYNQLIHAYAGKGNFTRVKEIVRVMGEDTIVANAQTYAGILECLGRLEPTEEVLRQAKLFVDEAHRAGYSMNAILDQSKFAYDQRDVVLTLCRRLEPDYCPEYRAPILTYNNHLLNALNANVLPIGRQPPVDEVCAGSEIMTSKAGFRREELQQMAQQQVDLELSGYLTVKSIEKFPPPTEQVMQYRKELEELKKVWSKQIAMAFHRDFNTLKAITETKSSRTINLFPYLKALSVSQYTEILLDEVQMLLEGSDTFSFVMSHLHRELGRKVESRYHVEQKRMNGVLGKTCEIYDRYTAALAEGRSSDNPRQLWQRLVHETRSSGPSMDLQSVAWPKAAVMGVGKFLYNILKCDLKINVNATNKANRKVKLVPAFYTLFRYEAKMAKEQIKPHPVLMKLYRKSQPDTLKFDVNLVPMLCPPQPWSTPRNGGYILAESDLIRLPHQAHQQTERIDDAEPQDMYPTLDALNQLASIPWVVNGQILDVIVEVFNNGGNAKLDVPEPPSSLPPVTETVPRSEMSGYEKYHLLRKRLYHRRKQGDMYSLWCDALYRLSLASHYRDKVFWLPQNIDFRGRVYPIPPHLNHLGHDLARCLLVFHQKKPLGPDGFRWLKLHCINLTGLKKRDSVEERLRYADEIMDDILDSADRPLTGRMWWSNSDEPWQTLSCCMEIAKVHRCADPEKFESGFPIHQDGSCNGLQHYAALGRDTPGAISVNLAPAEVPQDVYSAVAALVEENRARDAQNNVKVAAVLDGFIRRKVIKQTVMTTVYGVTRYGARKQIARQLEYIDEFPKEWIWPASSYLTVKTFDALSEMFTSAKEIQDWFTDCARLISAVCAQNVEWVTPLGLPVVQPYNRADRPVASSKSAQLPEHFAMDSYEKPNIMKQKNAFPPNFVHSLDSSHMMLTSLYCERAGLTFISVHDCYWTHACTVPTMNRICREQFVALHSEPILEDLSKFLVQKYSYDENEISNDGSVIDLTKRKLNRILQQCPDKGDFDLRKVLDSVYFFS
- the LOC120904545 gene encoding SET domain-containing protein SmydA-8, producing the protein MGDSTYKVLECPELGRYGVAARDLKAGELLFEETPFAVGPKLDSPPLCLECCCPVDGGEGGPRCSRCGWPLCEDCSAGGAELVYHRGECEVFAANGVRFRPVEDSTAGCVQLDCITPLRVLLAKEADEARWKREIEPMEYHDAERREGANWKVDENNIVAFLRGPCGLGKRFSAELVQRAIGLLDVNAFEGRTGSGYSCRGLYPQLAIMAHNCVPNVVHSIHPSNGFRMVARVAVDVKEGDKLYTTYTYTLTGTVARQSILKASKFFTCRCTRCLDPTELGTHFSTLLCSKCSGGLITSTDPLDENAEWKCGQCGFKTSGAAVQKAVMTIHNEIDELACFEYEAGRLEAYETVYKKYRSVLHPLHFINTSIRHSLIELYGRIPGYEMAELPDVLLERKVELCRSILRVLDVFEPGKSRARAMILYELHAPLIMLAQSAFARGEDQRDGKSLKQQLNEAAQILEECGAILDWEDPATPEGILANVAQQSLAQLRQSIETLD